The Ignavibacteria bacterium genome includes the window GCGATAACACACATTATCGTCAAGAATATTTTATTATTTCGTTTCAATTGTTTGTTTTAGATTATTTTGCCGGCTAAATTGATTTGCGGTTCGGATATTTTTAATTTAATATTGACTCCAAGATAGAAGAAAATCTAAATAAAAGACCCAATAAGGCTTTTAGTTCCAATCGGGATCAAATTATTATTTTATAATTCTAAACATTCAGCAAGAACAGTTTCAAAATGGACATCACTAACTTAAAATACAGTAACATCCCGGGTACTGACCTATTTTTGAGTTTTTGTAGCAGTATTGTATGAATTGGTAAGGGTTTGAAATTAGGGCATTTCCTTTTTACCTTAAATATATAGGACATTTTTTCAATTAAAGCATTTTCTTTTAAGAGGAAGAGATATGAAGCGATTTAAGAAATTTTATTTGTTGTTCCTTTTGCTTGCCGCATTTTCTCTGGAATGCAGTACAGTTCCGCTTACGGGAAGAAGGCAGCTGGACCTGGTACCGGCTTCGCAGATGCTGTCCATGAGCTTCCAGCAGTACGGGGAATTCTTAAAGCAGAATAAGTTAAGTACTGACGCCAATGCCACGGCAATGGTAAAGCGTGTAGGTCAGAGGATTCAGCATGCAGTAGAAAAATACATGGCCGATAATAACCTTTCGGATCAGCTGAAGGGCTATCAGTGGGAGTTTAATCTTGTTGAAAGCAAGGAAGTAAACGCCTGGTGCATGCCGGGAGGAAAGGTTGTTGTTTATACGGGGATACTCCCTTTGACGCAGGATGAGTCGGGTCTGGCGGTGGTTCTCGGGCACGAGATTTCGCATGCTGTGGCAAAGCATGGCGATGAAAGGATGAGTCAGGGCCTATTAACCCAGCTTGGAGGTGTAGCCTTGCAGGTAGCACTTCAGAGCAAGCCGCAGCAGACTCAGCAGCTCTTTATGGCAGCCTTTGGGGTGGGAGCACAGGTAGGAATACTGCTGCCTTTCAGCCGCACGCAGGAAAGCGAGGCGGATCACCTGGGGCTTATATTCATGTCAATGGCGGGTTACGATCCTAATACGGCATTAAGTTTCTGGCAGAGAATGGCAGCCCAGAGCAAGGGAGCCCCTCCGGAGTTTTTAAGCGACCATCCTTCGGATCAGAGCAGAATAAATAAGATTAAGGATGAAATTCCCGAAGCGATGAAGTATTATAATAAAGGTTCATGATTTCGAAAGTTGAAGAAAAGCCGCCCGGAAATAAACGAGGCGGCTTTTTTTGTATGGGGCAAGTTAACCCATGCGTTATATAAAATAACATAAAACTGAGGCTTAATGATCCCTGTTGAATATTACATACTGATATCGTCTATATTGATACTTATAAGTATCGGGATCGCAAGATTTTCCCATAATCTTGGAATTCCTACTCTGCTACTTTTTATTGGCATAGGCATGCTTGCAGGCTCTGAGGGAATAGGAGGCATTGAGTTTGATAACGCATATATTGCCCAGACAGTAGGTATTATTGCGCTTATATTTATACTTTTTTCCGGAGGACTCGGCACCGACTGGACAGAGGTCAGGCCGGTTTTAAGGGATTCTTTAAGCCTGGCAACCCTGGGAGTATTTCTTACGGCAATAATTACGGGTCTATTGGCTTACATGGTGCTTGACCTTTCATTATTGGCCTGTATTTTAATCGGTTCAATTGTATCCTCGACCGATGCAGCAGCAGTCTTTGCGGTACTGAGGTCAAAGAATGTTTCGCTGAAGAACAGGCTAAAACCGCTTCTTGAATTGGAATCGGGCAGTAATGATCCGATGGCGGTTTTTCTTACTCTGGGGCTTATACAGTTAAATCTGAAGCCGGATACTTCCCTTTGGAATCTGCTTGGATTGTTTTTGATGCAGATGGGGCTGGGATCTGTAATTGGTTTAGCTTCAGGAAGAGGGATTGCATTCCTTATAAATTATCTAAAAGTACCCTACCAGGGTGTTTACCCGGTATTACTGCTGGCGTCTGCATGTTTTGTATATTCAGCTACAGCCTTACTTAACGGCAGCGGTTTTCTTGCCGTTTATATTGCGGGCATTGTAATCGGGAATCAGGAAATAGTTCACAAAAAAGTCCTGAACAGGTTTTTCGACAGCATGGCGTGGTTAAGCCAGATTTGTGTGTTCCTGATACTGGGACTTCTTGTATTTCCTTCCAGGCTGATAAAAGTAACTGAAAGCGGGCTTTTATTGTCGTTCTTTCTGATCTTTATTGCCCGGCCGCTGAGTGTGTTTATTTCGATGATCTTTTCAAAATTCAGCTTCAGGGAAAAGCTCTTTATTTCGTGGGTTGGATTAAGAGGTGCGGTTCCGATCGTATTGGCAACTTTCCCATTGATGTATGGCGTTCAGGGAGCAGGTTTTTTCTTTAGTCTTGTTTTCTTTATTGTGCTTACATCGGCACTGCTTCAGGGATGGACAATAAACCCCATGGCAAGGCTCCTGAAGGTTGATACTCCGGAGGTGAAAGTGCCGCAATCCCCGATTGAGTTTTCGCAGGTTGAAGGGATGGATGCAGACCTGGTGGACTTTTATGTTTTTGAGGGCTCGAAGAACGTGGGGAAATCGCTTGTAGAGCTCAGGCTTCCTCACGACAGCCTGGTAGTCCTTATAAACCGCAATGAAAACTATATTGTGCCATCCGGAGGGACAACAATTGAAAATGGGGATATTTTACTTATATTGGTCTCAAATGAGAACCTGAACAAGGTAAAAGAAATACTTTCCCGCTGACCGCGGTTTATTTATTTCAAACCCAGATATTCCGCTTTATTAAGCAGGGCCTTTGCCAAGCGGATGGTTGCGCGGTCGACCATGCGGCCATCGAGCGATACGGCGCCGCGGCCCTGGGATTCCGCCTCCATGTGGGCTTCGACAATTCTCCTGGCGCGTTCAATTTCCTCCGGGGATGGAGAATAAACTTCATTTATGACGTCAATTTGCGAGGGATGGATTGCCCATTTGCCGTCGCAGCCCAAGGCAAGGGAGAGTTCACAGGATTTCCTGAGGCCTTCGGGGTCATTATAATTTCCGAAGGGGGCGTCAATTACCTGGAGCCCATTTGCCTTTGCCGCCACAACCATACGGCTTAAGGCGTAATGCCAGCGGTGGCCGGGGTAGATAGCCTCTTCATTTTCACCGTGACCTGAAATTGATATCAGGCGCGCCCCGATGGAGGCAGAAAAGTCGGCTATTCCGAAGACCAAAGAGACGGCTCTTTCAGTGGAGCGGGCGATTTCAGAAATGTTTTCCATGCCTTCGGCAGTTTCGATGCTGAGTTCAAGGGCGATTTTTTTTCTATTCCCGGCGCTGCTTTCAATGCCGTCCAAAAGGCGGCTTACGAAATGGGAGTCGGCAGTGCTTTCCACCTTAGGGATAACAATTGAATCTATTCTATCTCCTGCTTCCTCTACAAGGCTTATAATATCCTTATATGCAAAAGGTGTATCGACCGCGTTTACTCTGACTGAAACGGTTTTATCTGCCCAGTCGGTTTCTTTAAGAGAAGACAGGACCACACTTCTGGCTTCTTCTTTAGAGTCGACGGGTACGCTGTCCTCCAGGTCGAGCATTATAACGTCGGCGTTGGATTTAGATGCCTTAAGGTGCATTTTTTGTATATGTCCCGGCACCGACAAAACGGAGCGGCGGGGTTTTGAAGAAAATTCTTTTGTTTCCAAGATTTTATTCATTATTAATTCTATTTTAATTTTCTTTTTTCGTCACGGATTTTAATTAAAGTTTTCATGACGTTACTAAGGTTTCCGTGCCATGAGGCTGTTCCGAAGGATTCATAAAGCTGTGTGTATAAGGAAAAGAGCTCTTTGTACGTTTTACCATTTTCAGCGTCAGGATAATAGGATTTTGCAATTCCTGTCATTTTCCCGCGGGCTTCTTCAAGGCTCATAAAGCCGCCTTTTTCTTTCCCTGCTGCAACGCTTGAAAGGATTGCGGCACCCAGGGCACCGGTCTGTTCACTTTTTGCCAGGTGAATGGTCTTACCCGTTACATCGGCATAGATCTGCATTAGGAGAGGGTTATTAAGCGCCAAGCCTCCGCATGCAATAATATCCTTAAAGCCGAGCCCGTTTTCTTCCAGTCTGTTAATGATTGTCAGTGCCCCGAAGGCGGTAGATTCGATTAAAGCGCGGTAGATTTCAGGTGCCGAGGTGTAGAGGCTTTGCCCCAGTATGAGGCCGCTTAGCCGGGGATCCATAAAAACCGAGCGGTTGCCGTTATTCCAGTCGAGTGCCAGGAGACCTGTTTCCCCTGCCGAGAGCTTCATGGCCTCAAGGCCCAGGCTGTTAAACTTCTCCTTTAGAGTATTGCCATATTCAGCGGGAGTAAGTTCCTTTACGAACCAGAGGAGCATGTCGCCAACAGCAGGCTGCCCGGCTTCAATGCCGTAGTATCCAGGGACAATTGAATCGGGGACGACGCCGCTAATGCCTGGAAGGTAATTAACCGGTTTATCCTTGGGCCATATCATCATGTCGCACGTGCTGGTGCCTATAATTTTAACCAGTTTGCCGGGTTCAATTCCTGAGCCTACGGCTCCCGCGTGTGCATCAACGCAACCCGTGGAAATTACCACACTTTCAGAAAGCCCAAGTTTTTCTGCCCAGAGCCTGGAAAGATTTCCTGCGGGGATTATGGATGGGACGGCTTTTTCATAAAGCCTTCCCCTCAGGAGGGCAAGTTCAGGGTGAACGAGAGCAAGGAACTGTTCGTCAGGAAGTCCTCCCCATTCATCGTTATACATCGCCTTATGGCCTGCAGCAGAGATGCAGCGTTTAATATTACGGGAGTCAGTCTCCCCTGTTAAAACGGCAGGTATATAGTCCGATATTTCAACAAAGCTGAAAGCCTTGTGGAAAACCTCAGGGTCTTCATTTAAACAGTGCAGGATCTTGCTCCAGAACCATTCGACGGAGTACACGCCTCCAATTTTCATGAGATAAAGAGGGCGTTTATCCTTTGCCAGGCGGGTTATTTTTTCAGACTCACTAATACTCGAATGATCCTTCCAGAGCCAGACCATGGCGTTAAGGTTATTCCTAAATTCAGGCTTCATGCATAAAGGGGTCATGTTTTCATCTACGGGAAGAACGCTGCTTGAGGTGGCGTCGACGCCGATACTGATAATATCCCGGGCATCAAAGTCCTTAGTGCTGCGGGCGGATTCAATTGAGGCTTTAATTATGTACTCCAGGCCTTCAATATAGTCCTGCGGATTCTGCCTGGCGACCGAAGGGTTCCCGGGATCTGTAATTATGCCGCTTTGGCCCGATGGGTAGTTAAAAACCGCGGAGGCTATTTCACTTCCGTCAGAAAGGTCCGCAATAATAGCGCGGCAGGAGTTTGTGCCGAAATCGAGTCCCAGTGAATATTTTTTCATTTCCTTTCCCCCGCTGGAAATTTAGTCGCCAAGTTTAATCATGGCTTTAATAACGCCGTCTTTATATGCGGCAACAGTTTCAAAAGCTTTCTGGGCTTCGTTAAGATTAAAGATGTGAGTAATCATCGTTTCCGCGGCCTGAGGGTTATCTAAAGCGAGCCTGATAGCATCGGGTATAGAGTTATTCTGGCGTCTGACGTTTTGAATGGTAATTTCCTTGCGCCTGAGTTTACTTATGTTGAACTGAATGGTATCCGTCTCCGGAATGCCTACGATCATAAGTTTGCCGCCCGGTTTAAGTATGTCCACTGCCTGGTCCAGCGCCTGCTGCTGTCCGCAGCATTCAAAGACAATATCCATCTGCAGGGGTTCAATTTGGTTTAAGGATTTTGCGATATCTGTTTGACCGGGGTTGGCAGTCCAGAAGGCGCCGAGCCTTTTTGCCGCATCCAGGCGGTAGTTAAGTTTATCTGTAACGAATATTTTTCTTCCGGGATTTTTCTCCAAAGCCAGGAGCACGCTTAAGCCAATGGGTCCTGAGCCCAGTATGGCGATGTTCTTATAATCCCCTTCTCCTGCAAGCTTAACGGCGTAGGCGCCGATTGAAAGGGGTTCAACGAGGGCCGCGTTAAGAGAGGACATACTCTCGTCAATTACAAAGCAGTTTTCCTCAGGCATTACAACATATTCAGACAAGCATCCTTCATACTGGCCGGGAGCGCCCATGAAGCGGAGATTACGGCATGTGTGCGGGCGGCCAGATAGGCACTGGTCGCAGTGTCCGCAGGATATTGCGGGTTCCACGGCAACCTTTTGACCCGGCTTAATTTTTTTCACGCCTGTTCCAACTTTTTCAACAATAGCCGAGCATTCATGTCCGATAGAGAACGGAAAAGTAATCACCTGGTCGCCGATGCGGCCTTCGTTAAAGTAGTGGATATCGGAGCCGCAGACGCCGACGGTGGCAAGTCTGAGGAGGACTTCGTTATCGTGTTTAATTTCGGGCACCGGGGTGTCCTTTAGTTCCAGTTTTTTTATTCCTGTAAGGAGGACAGATTTCATTGGGTATTCTTTCTTTTAATAAGAAGCACACATATAATGAATCAAAATAATAAAAATCGGGCTTTTAAGCCAAAAGAAAAGACACCAATGAAAATGTCCGTTTCCGTACAGAGATGTCCTTTAGCGCACATATAAAACAACGGATCCCCCTGGATTCAGCTATTTATTTCTTATTATGCGTAAGTTTTCCCTTCTGGTATGTTAATTGTACAGAGTTTAATAATTTTCAATTTTTTATTTCAATACCGGTTAAAAATGCTGAAACATTACCTTATTATTGCCGCAAGGAACTTAAAGAAAAGGTGGTCTTATTCTTTTATAAGCGTACTGGGCCTTTCAATGGCGCTTACAGCTTTTACTTTCATTATGCTATGGGTGGAAAATGAAAACAGTTACGACGCATTCAATGAAAAGGCGGACAGGATATACAGGATACACAGCTATGTAAAGCAGGATCCGTCGGATATGGAGATGGCAATGACGGCTCCTGCCGCAGCTGCGGCACTAAAAAACGTTACCGGTGTAGAAAACGCCGTGAGGCTGAACGGGCCGGGGAAAAATGTTGTTGTTAAATACGGGAACAATCTTTTCAATGAAGATGATTTTTACAGTGCAGACGCATCAGTATTTCAGGTTTTCACTTTACCCCTTGTAAACGGGAACCCGAATGAGGCTCTAGTAAAGCCTTATTCAATTGTCTTATCCGAATCGATGGCGGCTAAGTATTTCGGAAACTCGAGTCCAATGGGCAAGGTACTGAACATAAAACTTTACGGAGCGGAGAACAACTTTACTGTTACAGGTGTAATGAAAGACATGCCGGGGAATTCACATTTTCACGCAAACTTCCTCGCCTCATTTTCAACTATAGAAGCAAAAAACCCCGGTTACAGCTCTGAATGGGGAGGCGTTCAGGTATATACTTACGTGCTTTTATCGCCCAAAGCACGGGTTAGTGACTTTTATGCCAGGATATCCAGGCTTATAAAGGAATCTGTGCCAAAATCAAATGGCTCATGGACACTTAAGGCCATAAAGCTCAGGGATATTCACCTGAAATCGCATTACATTTTTGATATTGAGGCGAACGGGAGCATAACAAGCATTTATATTTTCACATCTGTAGGGTTCCTGCTGCTCTTTGTGGCACTGATTAACTTTATTTCTCTTTCAAATGCAAGATATACTGAAAGGACCGGAGAAATTGGAATCAGAAAGACTCTTGGAGCCGGACGCAAGGATATTATTTTACAGTTTATGCTTGAAAATACAATACTGCTTTTGACCGCACTGCTGCTGTCTTTTGTTCTGGTGGGACTTTTGCAGCCATCTTTTAACATTCTTACAGGGAAGCTTATCGCCTTAAGCCTCAGCAATCTTTTTCCGGCCATGCTGACAGGCTTACTTAGTTCGCTGTTTTCAATAGCTTACCCTGCATTTTTTCTTTCATCATTTCTGCCGGCGCAGATTTTTGGAAAGGCAAAACTGCCGGGCAAAGGCGGAAACGGAATAAGAAAAGGTCTTTTGGTTCTGCAGTTTACAATTACAATTGCGCTTATTATATGCTCACTGATAATAAACGAGCAGTTCCGTTTTATTCTAAACAAGGACCTGGGGATCAATATTGATAAGACCATTATTATTCCCTTAAGGCACGATTACCTGACTAATAAATACAGTCTTTTAAGGGACGAGTTCATAAAGCTTAAGGGAATTAAGGACGTTACAGCTTCATCAACAAATCCCGTGCACATGAAATTCATGTCTTCACTTGAACTTCAGGATAAGAGTATTATGGATATTAATTTCATGGGAATAGATTACAATTTCATCAGGACCATGGGGCTGCGTCTAACCTCCGGGCGCGACTTCTCGGAAAAATACTCCTCAGACACCGTGAGCTCAATTATTGTAAACGAAACGGCCGCAAGGAAGCTGAAGGCCATGAATCTGTTCAGCAAGGAATTTACTTCTTATTTTGATGCTCCTGCAAGACGCCAGGGACTGCGTATAATAGGCGTTGTAAATGATTTCAATTACTGGCCTCTTTATTCACCCGTTGAACCTCTGGTATTATACGTAAGCAGGAGTTACAGGAACAACATGGAAATTAAGATTTCCTCTGAGGACATCCAGGGGACAATCGGCCGCATTAAAAACAAATGGGAAAAGTTAGCCCCGGGGTATCCTTTTGACTTCAGCTTCCCGCAGGAAACCCTGCAGAAGGAGTATGAGGCAGATAAAAGGATGAAAGACATTTTTGACGTGTTTTCATTTCTTTCGATATTCATTGCGTGCATGGGACTTTTTGCATTGGCCTCATTCGGGGCGGAAAAAAGGACAAAAGAGATCGGGATCCGGAAAGTGCTGGGCTCCACAGTCTTACAGATAATTATTCTCTTATCAAAAGATTTTATGAAGATGATAGCCATTTCATCTGTTCTGGCAATTCCTCCGGCGTACTACTTTATGCAGAAGTGGTTAGAGCAGTTCTCATTCAGGATTCATTTCCCCTTCTGGATCATACCTGTTTCCATGTTTCTGGTATTTGCAGTAACATTTCTTATTGTAAGCTTCCATGCCTTTAAGGCGGCAACGGCTAACCCGGCAAATGACCTGAGGTATGAATAATAATGCCTTAATGGGAAAAGCAATTTTGATAAATGTTAGTAAGTTAAAATCTGTCAGCAAAAGTGTAGCGGGAAGTTTTTGCTGACAGATTAAAACTTACCACCCTTAGATTCCCCCATTTTATTTATGAAAAGTCCGGGGCCCAGATGTGCATTTTTGCGCAGGGAGCTTAAATGCTGGAATATGAAACCAGGTTAATTAAGGTCCGGATGCGGGATTAAGCATAAAAAAACCGCCTTTTTGATGAAAAAGAGGCGGTTTCAATGAATATTATGTAAAAGCAAAAACTTTTAGCCTAAATAGACCATAAGGTTTTTGCTGCGGGAAGCGTGTCTGAGTCTGCGGAGTGCTTTTTCCTTGATCTGGCGGACTCTTTCTCTTGTCAGGTTCAGTTTTTCGCCGAGTTCTTCCAAAGTAAGCGAGTTTTCGGTATCCAGGCCGAAGTAGTACCTGATTACTATAGCCTCTCTTTCAGTAAGAGTGGAAAGTGCGCTTTCAATTTCGCTTTTGAGTGATTCGCTCATTAAGCTGGTATCTGGTGCAGCCTCCTGTTCGTTAGGGATAACATCGAGGAGATTGTTGCTGTTGTCTTCACCCTGAGAAAAAGGAGCATCCATAGAGACGTGGCGTCCTGCGATTTCGAGGGCATAAGTAACCTCACTGACGTCCATATCCAGCTCTTTAGCCAGTTCATCTGCGCTAGGCTGGCGTTCGTATTCCTGTTCGAGTGAGTTGTATGCTTTACCAATTTTATTAAGAACGCCTACTCTGTTAAGGGGCAAGCGGACGATACGTGAATGTTCGCCAATAGCCTGAAGGATTGACTGGCGGATCCACCATACAGCATAAGAGATAAACTTGAAGCCTTTAGTTTCATCAAATCTCTTTGCAGCTTTGATGAGGCCCAAGTTTCCTTCATTTATGAGATCTCCAAGGGAGAGGCCCTGGTTCTGGTATTGTTTTGCCACGCTGACAACGAACCTTAAGTTGGCTTTAGTTAAAGTTTCAAGAGCGGCCTGATCTCCATTCCTGATCCTCCGGGCTAACTCAATTTCCTGATCTGCGGTTAAAAGCTCTACCTTGCCAATTTCCTGTAAATACTTATCGAGAGACTGACTTTCCCTGTTAGTAAATTGCTTTGTTATTTTCAATAGACCTTAACTCCTGATATTATTACCATTCTAAAAACAATAAATCTGCAAAATCCAAAATAATCAAAACCGATAAATAACACTTTTCCCAGTAAAAATCAAGATTTTCAGCAATAAAACAACATTTTAACGGCTTTGTTCCCAACTTTATGAGATTTATTTGATATTAATAATACAATTTTACATTCTAATTAGTTTCCTTAAGCAATGGTAAAAAAGGACATCCGGAAGATTTGCCATTAATTTTACCTTTTTTTGCCTGATATTATTGCAAATCAATTTTAAGGGACTTTAGTTCCTGGAATTTTGTAAGTAACACTGAATTCATATTTGATTAATTACGGATGGAAATCAAGGATTTAATATTTATCTCACCTTAGTTAGTTTATGATCGCACATAAAATGAAAAACTTAAGCTATCTGCTTTTTTAAGTCTCAGCATAATATCAGGATGCAGCACAATCACGAAGGTTTTTAAGACAGGAAGCCCCCGTGAATAGCCAAATAGCCATTTCAGAATAAATTTTCGGTGTTTTGTCAGGGCATGCCCCGGACCTCAGGCGGCAAGTTTTTTAGCCAGTATGCTTTTGGCAATCGGGAAAATCGTCTCATCGAACGGGAAATCGAGGTCGGTTTCGCACTTAAAGGCAGCCGGGTTAGGCATTTCGGGGTGGCGGCGTATGAGGTCCATTTTTAGTTCCGCAAAAGCCTGTGATGTAAGCCTGGAGATGCGAAGTGTTTCAATTAAGCTTGTTTTCATCACATTAAACGAAATATCTCCTGTTGGAAGAAAAGACATTTCGAAGCGGTAGACCTGCTCCTGGAGCTGTCTGTTATCGGGGACAAAAAAGTAGCCTTCGTTCCTGTAGATAGGGACAATTCCAACCTCTTCAATTCTGATATTCTGTTTTACGAATTCCAGGATTGCCCTGGCCTCAGTCAGTGTTTCCTCAATTTCCGGGTAAGCCCA containing:
- a CDS encoding ribulokinase produces the protein MKKYSLGLDFGTNSCRAIIADLSDGSEIASAVFNYPSGQSGIITDPGNPSVARQNPQDYIEGLEYIIKASIESARSTKDFDARDIISIGVDATSSSVLPVDENMTPLCMKPEFRNNLNAMVWLWKDHSSISESEKITRLAKDKRPLYLMKIGGVYSVEWFWSKILHCLNEDPEVFHKAFSFVEISDYIPAVLTGETDSRNIKRCISAAGHKAMYNDEWGGLPDEQFLALVHPELALLRGRLYEKAVPSIIPAGNLSRLWAEKLGLSESVVISTGCVDAHAGAVGSGIEPGKLVKIIGTSTCDMMIWPKDKPVNYLPGISGVVPDSIVPGYYGIEAGQPAVGDMLLWFVKELTPAEYGNTLKEKFNSLGLEAMKLSAGETGLLALDWNNGNRSVFMDPRLSGLILGQSLYTSAPEIYRALIESTAFGALTIINRLEENGLGFKDIIACGGLALNNPLLMQIYADVTGKTIHLAKSEQTGALGAAILSSVAAGKEKGGFMSLEEARGKMTGIAKSYYPDAENGKTYKELFSLYTQLYESFGTASWHGNLSNVMKTLIKIRDEKRKLK
- a CDS encoding M48 family metallopeptidase gives rise to the protein MKRFKKFYLLFLLLAAFSLECSTVPLTGRRQLDLVPASQMLSMSFQQYGEFLKQNKLSTDANATAMVKRVGQRIQHAVEKYMADNNLSDQLKGYQWEFNLVESKEVNAWCMPGGKVVVYTGILPLTQDESGLAVVLGHEISHAVAKHGDERMSQGLLTQLGGVALQVALQSKPQQTQQLFMAAFGVGAQVGILLPFSRTQESEADHLGLIFMSMAGYDPNTALSFWQRMAAQSKGAPPEFLSDHPSDQSRINKIKDEIPEAMKYYNKGS
- a CDS encoding sigma-70 family RNA polymerase sigma factor; the encoded protein is MKITKQFTNRESQSLDKYLQEIGKVELLTADQEIELARRIRNGDQAALETLTKANLRFVVSVAKQYQNQGLSLGDLINEGNLGLIKAAKRFDETKGFKFISYAVWWIRQSILQAIGEHSRIVRLPLNRVGVLNKIGKAYNSLEQEYERQPSADELAKELDMDVSEVTYALEIAGRHVSMDAPFSQGEDNSNNLLDVIPNEQEAAPDTSLMSESLKSEIESALSTLTEREAIVIRYYFGLDTENSLTLEELGEKLNLTRERVRQIKEKALRRLRHASRSKNLMVYLG
- a CDS encoding potassium/proton antiporter; amino-acid sequence: MIPVEYYILISSILILISIGIARFSHNLGIPTLLLFIGIGMLAGSEGIGGIEFDNAYIAQTVGIIALIFILFSGGLGTDWTEVRPVLRDSLSLATLGVFLTAIITGLLAYMVLDLSLLACILIGSIVSSTDAAAVFAVLRSKNVSLKNRLKPLLELESGSNDPMAVFLTLGLIQLNLKPDTSLWNLLGLFLMQMGLGSVIGLASGRGIAFLINYLKVPYQGVYPVLLLASACFVYSATALLNGSGFLAVYIAGIVIGNQEIVHKKVLNRFFDSMAWLSQICVFLILGLLVFPSRLIKVTESGLLLSFFLIFIARPLSVFISMIFSKFSFREKLFISWVGLRGAVPIVLATFPLMYGVQGAGFFFSLVFFIVLTSALLQGWTINPMARLLKVDTPEVKVPQSPIEFSQVEGMDADLVDFYVFEGSKNVGKSLVELRLPHDSLVVLINRNENYIVPSGGTTIENGDILLILVSNENLNKVKEILSR
- a CDS encoding alcohol dehydrogenase catalytic domain-containing protein, giving the protein MKSVLLTGIKKLELKDTPVPEIKHDNEVLLRLATVGVCGSDIHYFNEGRIGDQVITFPFSIGHECSAIVEKVGTGVKKIKPGQKVAVEPAISCGHCDQCLSGRPHTCRNLRFMGAPGQYEGCLSEYVVMPEENCFVIDESMSSLNAALVEPLSIGAYAVKLAGEGDYKNIAILGSGPIGLSVLLALEKNPGRKIFVTDKLNYRLDAAKRLGAFWTANPGQTDIAKSLNQIEPLQMDIVFECCGQQQALDQAVDILKPGGKLMIVGIPETDTIQFNISKLRRKEITIQNVRRQNNSIPDAIRLALDNPQAAETMITHIFNLNEAQKAFETVAAYKDGVIKAMIKLGD
- a CDS encoding CoA ester lyase → MNKILETKEFSSKPRRSVLSVPGHIQKMHLKASKSNADVIMLDLEDSVPVDSKEEARSVVLSSLKETDWADKTVSVRVNAVDTPFAYKDIISLVEEAGDRIDSIVIPKVESTADSHFVSRLLDGIESSAGNRKKIALELSIETAEGMENISEIARSTERAVSLVFGIADFSASIGARLISISGHGENEEAIYPGHRWHYALSRMVVAAKANGLQVIDAPFGNYNDPEGLRKSCELSLALGCDGKWAIHPSQIDVINEVYSPSPEEIERARRIVEAHMEAESQGRGAVSLDGRMVDRATIRLAKALLNKAEYLGLK